The sequence below is a genomic window from Bradyrhizobium septentrionale.
CGACAAGCCCGCGCGGATGCTCGTCGAGCAGCCGCTGCATCGCCTCCAGCGAGCCCGATCCCGGGATGTGCCTGCTGAGCTTCGCGCCGAGAAAAAGCGTGTGCGGAACGGCTGATACGCCGGCCGATGTCAGCACCTCGGCGCAGGCCGATTTGTCGTTGGCGACCTGATGCGCGACCGCGCTGTTCAGCCCGACGTCGTAGCCGATCGCGAGCCGCCGCTCGTTGTCCCTGGTCATGATGACCAGCCAGCCGCCGGACCGCACCTCGACCGCGATTTCGCGCGCCAGACAATATTTTTTGATGGTTTCCAGGAAGATTCGCTGGCTGATCAGGACCACGAGATCATTTTCCCTTCGGCCTAAGTTTTCGTAGCAATTAATTGCCAGATCGGCGTGGATATCAGCAAGTAAATTACGTGCAGCACCACGCGTTAACGATGTCGTGGTTGAACCTCTGCGCGAAATCGAACGACTGCCATTCCGGGATCGCAATTGCACGCCAGTTGATCTTGACTATCTCACGCAGAGGCGCAATGGACACGCGAGATCTTCAGTGATTTCGGCCACTTCTGCGCCGTCGCGAGCAGTCTAGAAATCAAACCATTCTAAATCTGGTCAGTCGAGAAAACGAAAACACATGAGCGCGTTCTATCGAGAGAAAGTTCTTTCCGTTCAGCACTGGACCGATACGCTTTTCAGCTTCCGGGCGACCCGCGATTCCGGTTTCCGCTTCCAGAATGGCCAGTTTGCCATGATCGGCCTCGAGGTCGACGGCCGGCCGCTGCTGCGCGCCTATTCGATGGCGAGCGCCAATCACGAGGAAGAGCTCGAGTTCTTCTCGATCAAGGTGCAGGACGGCCCGCTCACCTCCAAGCTGCAGAAGATCCGCGAGGGCGACACCATCCTGGTCGGCCGCAAGGCGACCGGCACGCTGATCACCGACAATCTGATTCCCGGCAAGCGGCTGCTGCTGCTGTCGACCGGCACCGGCCTTGCGCCGTTCGCGAGCCTGATCAAGGACCCCGAGGTCTATGATCGCTACGAGCAGATCCTGCTGGTCCATGGCTGC
It includes:
- a CDS encoding ferredoxin--NADP reductase → MSAFYREKVLSVQHWTDTLFSFRATRDSGFRFQNGQFAMIGLEVDGRPLLRAYSMASANHEEELEFFSIKVQDGPLTSKLQKIREGDTILVGRKATGTLITDNLIPGKRLLLLSTGTGLAPFASLIKDPEVYDRYEQILLVHGCRQVSELAYGEELVAKLRDDELFGPLLSEKLSYYPTVTREPFRNRGRITDLITSSQLFTDLHQGPLDIETDRIMMCGSPGMLEELKQLFETRGFKEGSGNTPGHFVIEKAFVER